In Gopherus evgoodei ecotype Sinaloan lineage chromosome 21, rGopEvg1_v1.p, whole genome shotgun sequence, a single window of DNA contains:
- the LOC115638004 gene encoding olfactory receptor 6F1-like codes for MYFCLCNLSFLEIWYTTACIPKAIGVMLDTSQTISFTVCLLQLFFLLSMGATECFLLAVMAYDCYLAICQPLHYIFLMNSTFCTQLALLSWLCGFLSVSVLAVLISRLSFCGHNVINHFICDIDSWIALSCAKMHLIELATFINSFIVVMVSCTITLVSYIFIISTILRIPSAQGRKKAFSTCSAHLTLVTIWYCSGIFLYVKPSAQKSLDLNKTINIFNTMVTPLLNPFIYTLRNKEVKEALGKIIRGM; via the coding sequence ATGTACTTCTGcctctgcaatctctccttcCTTGAGATCTGGTACACCACAGCATGTATTCCCAAGGCCATTGGTGTCATGTTGGACACAAGCCAAACTATCTCTTTCACTGTCTGCCTCCTGCAattgttttttctcctctccatgGGTGCCACGGAATGTTTCCTCCTGGCTGTCATGGCCTATGACTGCTATCTGGCCATATGCCAGCCATTGCACTACATCTTCCTCATGAACAGCACCTTCTGTACTCAGCTGGCACTCCTCTCTTGGCTGTGTGGGTTCCTGTCTGTCTCTGTGCTGGCAGTTCTAATATCCAGGTTGTCTTTCTGTGGCCATAATGTCATCAATCATTTCATTTGCGACATAGATTCATGGATCGCGCTTTCCTGTGCCAAGATGCATCTCATTGAGCTGGCAACTTTCATCAACTCATTCATTGTTGTCATGGTCTCATGCACAATAACCCTTGTCTCCTACATTTTCATTATCTCCACCATCTTGAGAATCCCTTCAGCCCAAGGCCggaaaaaggccttttccacttgcTCGGCCCACCTCACTCTTGTGACTATCTGGTACTGCTCTGGTATTTTTCTGTATGTCAAGCCTTCTGCACAGAAATCGTTGGATTTGAATAAAACTATCAACATCTTTAACACTATGGTAACTCCACTACTGAACCCTTTTATTTACACtctaagaaacaaagaggtgaaggaagCCTTGGGAAAGATAATTAGGGGCATGTAA